The nucleotide window TTGACACCTGTCAAAGCGTCTTCAGAAGGTGTTAGTGGTTTTACGTCCTCCGTGTTTGATGCACATTGTGACTCAGATACTATTTTTATGCTTTCACATGCCACATGCGTTCACAGGCCGCTGTGTCTCATGTTAGACgtcctaaaatgttttattttctctGCCAGATACCAGTATCCATCTATGGATCAGGTCTCTGAGATGATCCCTGCTGTCCTGCAGTATTTTAAGTGAGTTAAAACAAGTTACTGCATGCTAAAATCTGAAAAATGACTCAATGCATTACAGCTGATTATTTTCCTCTGATTTAGTTTCCGCACAATTATCGGTGTTGGAGTTGGAGCAGGCGCTTACATACTGTCCAAGTTCACTGTAAGTTACACATCTAATGCATGCATGTATTATATTTGAATGTCATTATTGATTATTGATAAGCCATTAAATAATATCATGCACTCCTGGGGTACCATGCAAATACCATGACTTATGGATATGTTACTTATTCAGTTTCGTGGTATAGAGCAGTGGTTCTaaactccagtcctcgaggcccactgctctgcacattttgtatgtttctgagtctgacacactcagttcagttcatgaatctttcttctAATGAGCCGATGATCAAAAttaggtgccttaaatgaggaacacatacaaaatgtgcagagcagtgggccccaaggactggagttgagaaacactggtatAGAGTATACAGTGCAAATACCATGAATGTGATACACTAGtataaaaaacacacaaatgcaCAACAACAttggttttataaaaaaaaaaaaaaagtaattaaataaacaaatgcattattagttttcatttaggccggtcttttaaaaaataaacaaacaaacaaatatttgtaGCTCTCCATAAAGTTTATTGTAATTTTCCCATTTTATTGCTTTCTGCTCAAATAATTTCACCACTTGTTTGTATAAAAACAATTTTTAGTACCTTTTTAATACCTGCAACATTAATATGGTAACAGAATACAGTATATGACAGGAGCACACGCTCAAAGACTCAATGAATCCCTCTGCtggccaaaaaacaaaaacaccacaCACTGAAACATTAANNNNNNNNNNNNNNNNNNNNNNNNNNNNNNNNNNNNNNNNNNNNNNNNNNNNNNNNNNNNNNNNNNNNNNNNNNNNNNNNNNNNNNNNNNNNNNNNNNNNNNNNNNNNNNNNNNNNNNNNNNNNNNNNNNNNNNNNNNNNNNNNNNNNNNNNNNNNNNNNNNNNNNNNNNNNNNNNNNNNNNNNNNNNNNNNNNNNNNNNNNNNNNNNNNNNNNNNNNNNNNNNNNNNNNNNNNNNNNNNNNNNNNNNNNNNNNNNNNNNNNNNNNNNNNNNNNNNNNNNNNNNNNNNNNNNNNNNNNNNNNNNNNNNNNNNNNNNNNNNNNNNNNNNNNNNNNNNNNNNNNNNNNNNNNNNNNNNNNNNNNNNNNNNNNNNNNNNNNNNNNNNNNNNNNNNNNNNNNNNNNNNNNNNNNNNNNNNNNNNNNNNNNNNNNNNNNNNNNNNNNNNNNNNNNNNNNNNNNNNNNNNNNNNNNNNNNNNNNNNNNNNNNNNNNNNNNNNNNNNAACCGGAATAGccagctcatagttagcgcgatgatttgatcttggatgtagtaagcgatgtacgaagaacggacccctggttgCACAGGaatttatttaagtttttgtttttgacaCATTATTTTATGTTTAGCACAAACTGATTCTAGATATGTTACAACCAACCTTTTCTCCTTAAAGAACAAACAATATTTAATTTTGATGAAGCACATAATGTTGGTGCTCATTGATTCACATTCAACAAGTCATTTCTGATCTAAAGACATGattaattcataaaataaaattaaatataggaGAATGTGAAAGCATAACAACTGAGATGCTTAAAATACAAATAGCAAATTTAAAAAGCTCATATCAATGATCATACTCTACAGTTACTGTATATtaattatttcattaaattataaaaaaacagTATAAATGTATATCTAATGATGAGCACATGCCCTTTGACCCCTTACAAAATTCAATTAGCAATTATGAAGATAGTAAATAACACAAGACATGTTAAAATTGTTTATGAAAAACATTAACAGTGATTCTGGGCCTAATAAAGCAAACAAACCCATATAAATCACACTGATGCATCAACAGAAATTCACCCATGTGAAGGAAAACAGAAACTCAAAAGTACAATTTAGACTAGTGACAGCTCAATAACCGTTTACTAAAGAATACATTTAAACTATTTGTACATCTGAGCAGAAATGTCTCCATTTTTAACCCTCAGGTAGTGATGGAAGAAACAAGCTTTTTGTAACTGTGAATCAAATGAATGGGCTGCTTGGCAAAATTAATCACGTTTCAAAGCCTTAATGAAGCAAAAGCAGTTGTTTTGTCTTgggttttcatgttcatgttttcatgtcctTTATTATTATCTCGCTGTTTGGTGAGTGTCTgtttgtttcatgccaagtcaagttcACGCTAAGTCAAGTCAGATGCCAATTTATGTGTTCATATAAATCCTTGTTTCAAAAGTGTCCATCACTACATTCAGGTACAATTGACTGCTTAAGAGATAAATAAACATGAAGATAACTTACAAATAAGTAAAGGAACTGAGCACACAAGCATTTGTTGTTTTTACATGAAAGGTCTGTGTATCCTTTCAGTCTTAATTTTGGTGGCAGATGAAGTTGAGTTTGTCAGTTTCAGGACGGCTGATCCAGAGCTGATCTCCTCCAGACTGAACTGCTCCAGATCTCACTGCATGTTCACAGTCCTCCTCTGATGTGCCGTTCCCTGGAGCCCAGTTCTGATAGCACACGGTCTCTCCACTCACCCAGAACCAGATGCCCAAAATACGGGAGTGACGTAAACCCAACCACACCACCGCAGTAGACGCCCGTTTAACCACGTTCATCACACGATGCTGAATCTCTTCTGAATGAACCGAGACCAGATCCACATGATTCTGTCTGCAGTATCTCAGAGCTTCAGACCACGTCAGATTCTCTGTGATCACAATCAGATtatctggaaacaaaacaaaccacaagCAGATACTAGAGAGAGACTGATCAAAAACAACATGCAGAACAAACACTGTGGATGAATTCGTCATGTCAGACATGTAGCGTGAACTTTAAGAGATCTGGAGGTGATGGATGGATTGTGTGTTTTGTGAGGATCTACTTACCTTCATGACACACAAAAGGAAATTGCTTGATGCAAGAGTGGTCATGCCATTGTCCCTGATTGAACTGATCAACAGCTGTACAGTCTTCACCACGTCCATAGTGAGTAGGTTCACCAGACTTCCAgtatctgaatgaggagtcactcTGATCTGACCACTGCCATGAGTCTCTGACTCTGAACAGACCGATCCAGACATATTTTTCAGAGGAGTGATTTTCACTAATATTCTTCTTCTTAACCTCCTCattttcatcctggttcctcacACTGACCAGATCAATGTGATTCTGTCTGCAGTAACTCTGAGCATCTGTCCAGTTTTTCATCAGATTGACAAAGACGAGTCCTGTGTTTGCTTTAAGAAAAACAATTGGACAAAAATTCATGCAGCAGTTTGTTCATTATTCTTGCACTGCTTTATGGTTTGGATGTAAACAGCAGTGGTGGAAACATCAGAAACACTTCATTCAAAGACTTGAGTTACTTGTATTGCTGGTGATAAattaaatgttcacaatatttccagGATCATCTTACAGATCTAACATGAAGTTACAATGAGGAGCATAGTGGTGATTTGAAAGCCTTTtctatttattcattattaataCTTAACTCAGGCACAAAGAGCCAGAAGAAAGAAACATCAGACAGATGAAGACATCACACTGCAGCTAAATATGCTAGCTAACTATTTCACTGCTATATATCCATAtcagtttctttctttttttcctatTTACTTTCTCTCTCACTTTAATTGCAGGTTCCCGTTGTGACAAATTACTTTAAAAGATAAAGTCTTTTATAGTGCGTGTGTACAGAAATTGTATCAACACTGAAAGTGGGACAAATATACAGCCACTTCTGTATTCACAATCAATATAAAATAGTGGTTAGTTTTGCATTAAGATTTGGTATATGCACATctaaaaattaatgtttttttttttttaaattaaatttaaatagttGCACTCACTGTTGTTGCAGATGAAATGCCGGTTATCAGTACATGGTAAATCCCCCCATTCTCCATTTTCCATCATACCACAAATATCTCTGCCTTCAGGTTGTCCAGGTTTCCAGTTCAGATAGAGCGCAGGTTCACCTGAAGACCACTGCCATTCATCACGACCCGTCTTCTGCAGCCCAATCCAGACAAACTGACCACTTCTATCATTCACACTCTTGTTCAGCTCGTTCATGTCGTTCATGTTGTCAACGGTGGCCAGATCTGTGTAATTCTCTCTGCAGTATCTCTGAGCTTCAGTCCAGGTCTTCCTCTCATTTATAAAGTGATACTGACGCTGAACACATTCAGATACGGAGCAGAGAGCTGTGAAACAGAAGCTttgctttaatgcattttttataaCAGGATCAAACCTAACAAAACTAGAAACCAAAAATAAAACCACAAACACACTTACCAATGAGAAGAAAAATGAAATATAGATTTTCATCCATTGCTGAACAGGAAAGATAAATAAATGGAGATTTTACATATTCACTGATTAGTTTCGGTATAACGCATGATttcattaataattaaataataatcataacaGGAACATAAATGCCTTATACAGAATCATTAAGACAATATCAACATCTGAAAAGTCTAATTCTAGTTAAAGAATGAACATGTAAGTTGCTCTTACTGTTATGGTTGTGTGTTTCTGTCCTGAGTCTGATGTTTCAGCTTCAAACTGTGGGAATATTATATCTGCTCTTGTTCGTCATTCAGTGTCACATCATTTGTTTATTACTCTAAAACAAAAgcccttttcattttttttttccacatgtttttcctttgtgtgtgtgtgtgtttgtccttGTTGCTGTTAATTCTTTGGAAGTTCATTTGCATGTGGTAGAGACTGGATCAGGGCTGGCACCATAATGAAGTATTGCATTTCAACGGCTTCACAGGAAAAATCGACCTCAACATTTGCATTTTTGTTCTCCATGTTCTTTCAGCTTCAATCCTTTCAGTGACCAACAGCATATTTCTCCATCCCAAACtaatcaatatatatattttatttttttacaaaatttgaACACATTCTTTGTCTCCATTAGCACAGTATCTATTGAGCGCTATTCACACAATGTAATAATATATGCAAATAAAAGACAACGGCAAACAACACTCTCAATGTTTTAATTATGGAAATCATAGGCAAAGAGAGCATctgcattattttaatatttatgcaGTGCACCTGGGTGTGACATTTGATTTTAATCTTTCCTGAGTCTGGAAATAGTCTAGCCGGAGGAGAACTGGCCCCCCAACTGAGTCcggggttttttttattttttattattttttttttttttctccatttctgtcactgcTGCTCTCGCCTCTTGCTTGCTAAGTTGGGGACACTTAATTTTCAGCAATATCATCTCCAAAGCCTGGCCACATTGGCTACAAAACCCCAGCCATGACCAGTTGGTGTCCCGAAACCAGCATCACATGACCTGCTCGTCCCGCATCAGATATAGAGACATGGATAGCAGCGCAGATCAGAGTCAcaaccaagcggcaacctccagCTCTCTCTATTTAgcaaatatggtttgtacagtaaaCCATCAGTAGATGTCTATGGGAAGTCCCCAAAATTCACAGAAACAAACCTGTGTGTTTTATTAAACATTACATGTTTGcgtgtgtaataataataaaaaaataataagaggGAGTATGAAAATGCGACATCACAAGTCTCAGAACAGTATGAATCCTGATAAAAAGAAAGGGAACAAGTCTAAATTCCTCATGGTTAATTGTCACTTCACTACCTGAAATCTGCAGTTAATAAAATGTATTCTTTTCCCTTGACCCTTTTCTGTTGTCTTGTTCAAGatacgtatttatttatttattattattaaggggTAGTACTATGTGCAGTGTACTGTTGAAACacgtcattggtgtttggtgatgagctcaaggtctgcatttatgTAAAATCACACCAAAGGTCACATCTTTAAAGTCACACCTTCTACACTGAGTCAGACCTGTTCATTAGTAGGGGGTGTCCCAGTGCTTTTAACACCAGAGtgtatttataaagaattatCTGATAATGTCAAAGTTTTTGGGCATGAAAAGGGCACTGATCTGATTGGACCATCTTAAAAAAGGCATTCATATGCACATGGCCCAACAGTAACACGAATACCAGAGAGCCCTCATATATGAAGATCTTTGTTTAAAAGGCCTTGCATAGGTTATAAGGGTTTTTATTGCTGGGGTTTTACCAAACTGGATGGCGTAACCTTTAAGTCCAGCAAATAAGCAACCATAACTTAAACAACAAGCCCAAAACTTGTTgatgatttattattatcaatattatttattatcaaaTATGTATTACCAATAAATGGGCCTGCAACATAATTAAACTGAAACCACTCTTTTATCTGAAAAGTAAAAAGAAGTTCAAAAAGTAATCTATTATCTAAACAAACGTAA belongs to Garra rufa chromosome 3, GarRuf1.0, whole genome shotgun sequence and includes:
- the LOC141331721 gene encoding C-type mannose receptor 2-like, encoding MDENLYFIFLLIALCSVSECVQRQYHFINERKTWTEAQRYCRENYTDLATVDNMNDMNELNKSVNDRSGQFVWIGLQKTGRDEWQWSSGEPALYLNWKPGQPEGRDICGMMENGEWGDLPCTDNRHFICNNTNTGLVFVNLMKNWTDAQSYCRQNHIDLVSVRNQDENEEVKKKNISENHSSEKYVWIGLFRVRDSWQWSDQSDSSFRYWKSGEPTHYGRGEDCTAVDQFNQGQWHDHSCIKQFPFVCHEDNLIVITENLTWSEALRYCRQNHVDLVSVHSEEIQHRVMNVVKRASTAVVWLGLRHSRILGIWFWVSGETVCYQNWAPGNGTSEEDCEHAVRSGAVQSGGDQLWISRPETDKLNFICHQN